The Aneurinibacillus uraniidurans genome segment TAATTTCTATTATAGCGAACTATATATAGTGAAATAAAAAGAAAAAATATTCAGTAAATATACAGAGGGAGGCAGGTAAAAAAAGGTTTTATGACGAAATGAGTAACATATAGTGGATAAAAAAGGGAGGAACACGACGGATGAGCAGATTGCTGCGGACGAAAAGTGCCCGTACCGGACTCAAAAAAGTAGAACGGGTGGCGGGCAGAATCAGAGAGATCATCCGGCAGGCAGGCACACTTGAATTATGCACAGACCGGGTTCGCGCCGTCATGGATGAAGAATTGGGTCATGATGAGTATTTTGTGTTGGTTGATGTAGATAGTGAAGGACGAATCCATACGAATCGGCTTCGAGAAGGCACACATTTTTTAGATGAAGTAGGGATAAAGGCAGCGAGGACAGAGATTCCACTTTTACAGTTGTATCCACGTAACACAGGAGAGATTCTTATCGATGCGTCCTGTCCAGTTGTCACACTCGATAATGGCAAGCGATACAATTTGCGTATGGGGCGTCTCATGCACAAACCATTTCTTGCGCCAGCTATATTTGGTTTAGGTATTCTGCCTGCTGTATTTGAAAGTGCATATGGTCTATCACAAGGACAGCTCATTTATATAGTATGGCCATGGCTCCTTGGAGCGATCGTATGTGGCATGGGGCTGGCTGCGTTTATTTATGTACAGATTAATATGAGGCTGAAAGAATGGTATACGATTACGCGCAGCATATCGGCCGGAGATTTAACTGTATCAGCTGCCCATAAGGGACGGAATCAGTTTGCACAGATGGGATATGAATTGAACAAAATTATTATCGGTACACGTGCTATGATTGATGAACTTGCTGCATCAGCGGACGTGACCCACACGGTTAGCAACCATCAGGAAGAAGAATCTACGGCGCTGGCACGTACATTTGAAGAGATGTCGTCTATGATGCAGACGTTTCGAGAAGGAACCGAGACACAACTTGGCTCGCTTGAGGAAGTACGAGCGATGATTACCGAGATGATGGAAGAAGTCAATAAAATGCAGCGCAATACGAAAAATGCACGTGAGCTTTCTCTTCAAGTATCAGATAGTGCGAAAGCAGGGAAGCGAGCTGTTGAAGATTCTGAATATCAGATGCAGCAGATTGAGACAGCGGTAGGGACATCTGTTCAGACGATTTCCGAGCTATCGCATAGCACGCATGAAATTATGAATAAAGTGTCAGCGATTACGCAGATTGCAAGACAGACGAACACACTTGCCCTTAATGCTTCGATTGAAGCCGCACGTGCAGGAGAGGCGGGAAGGGGATTTGCAGTTGTGGCAGGAGAGGTACGCAAGCTCGCAGAAAGTACATCGGCTTTTGCAGAAGATATTCACAGCCTACTAGAGATAACAAGGCAGCAGGCAGTGGAAGCAGGCGAGCGTGCTTCAGCGAGTGTAACAAGTATTCAGCGCGGTCGTGATGTGGTATATGTAGCTGGAGATTCGATCCGCAGCATGGAGGAGGCAGCGCAGCATGCACAGGAGCAGGTAGACTTGAATTATGATTTATCCAATCACTTGATTGAAAAAAGTGTAGAAATTGAGAAAATTATTGAGACGTTAACCCATATTGCAGAACAGTTTACCGAATCAATGACTAAAGGTGCAGCAGCGGTTGAAGAAAAAGTTGGAAGCGTCCATCAGCTAGCAAAAGATGCCGCTCTCTTATCGAGGCAGTCCGCATCTCTTCATACA includes the following:
- a CDS encoding methyl-accepting chemotaxis protein produces the protein MSRLLRTKSARTGLKKVERVAGRIREIIRQAGTLELCTDRVRAVMDEELGHDEYFVLVDVDSEGRIHTNRLREGTHFLDEVGIKAARTEIPLLQLYPRNTGEILIDASCPVVTLDNGKRYNLRMGRLMHKPFLAPAIFGLGILPAVFESAYGLSQGQLIYIVWPWLLGAIVCGMGLAAFIYVQINMRLKEWYTITRSISAGDLTVSAAHKGRNQFAQMGYELNKIIIGTRAMIDELAASADVTHTVSNHQEEESTALARTFEEMSSMMQTFREGTETQLGSLEEVRAMITEMMEEVNKMQRNTKNARELSLQVSDSAKAGKRAVEDSEYQMQQIETAVGTSVQTISELSHSTHEIMNKVSAITQIARQTNTLALNASIEAARAGEAGRGFAVVAGEVRKLAESTSAFAEDIHSLLEITRQQAVEAGERASASVTSIQRGRDVVYVAGDSIRSMEEAAQHAQEQVDLNYDLSNHLIEKSVEIEKIIETLTHIAEQFTESMTKGAAAVEEKVGSVHQLAKDAALLSRQSASLHTIVKRFHT